In Pithys albifrons albifrons isolate INPA30051 chromosome 6, PitAlb_v1, whole genome shotgun sequence, a single genomic region encodes these proteins:
- the TTC38 gene encoding tetratricopeptide repeat protein 38, with product MAALRDCRAWQDAGLVLSTTSNEACKLFDAVLTQYATWTNNESLGGIEGCLSKLKAADPNFTMGHVIANGLELVGTGSSVRLDKELDRAMRAMLALSKSQPLTEREKLHVSALDMFARGQLPKACDLWEQILQSHPTDLLALKFSHDTYFYLGYQVQMRDSVARVYPFWTPDVPLSSYVKGYYSFGLVETNFFDRAEEVAREALAINQTDAWSVHTIAHVNEMKADVKKGLEFMKETETNWKNSDMLACHNYWHWALYFIEKGEYEAALTIYDKHIAPRCLASGSMLDVVDNCSMLYRLHLEGVKLGDRWENVLALTKKHTKDHILLFNDVHFLMSSLGAKDLKTTEELLTTLQELAKAPHEDHQLSLAPSLGLPLCQAFVEFENGNCDKAVDLLYPIRYQLIQLGGSNAQRDVFSQLLIHAALNSKSQAKRNIARCLLRERDVVRPNSPMTERLIRKAAAIHSMA from the exons GCCTGGCAGGATGCTGGACTTGTCCTGTCCACGACTAGCAATGAAGCCTGTAAGCTCTTCGATGCTGTGCTGACACAG TATGCAACCTGGACCAATAATGAGAGTCTTGGAGGTATTGAGGGATGCCTCTCCAAGTTAAAAGCAGCAGATCCAAATTTTA CAATGGGACATGTCATTGCTAATGGGTTGGAGCTGGTTGGCACTGGAAGTTCTGTGCGCCTTGACAAAGAGCTGGACCGTGCAATGAGAGCGATGCTGGCGCTTTCCAAGTCACAGCCACTGACAGAGCGGGAGAAGCTTCATGTGTCAGCGCTGGACATGTTTGCCAGGGG CCAGCTTCCAAAAGCTTGTGACCTGTGGGAACAGATTCTGCAGAGTCACCCAACTGACCTGCTGGCCCTCAAGTTTTCCCATGACACTTATTTCTACTTGGGATATCAGGTACAGATGCGAGATTCTGTTGCCCGGGTTTATCCTTTCTGGACACCTGATGTGCCACTGAGCAG CTATGTGAAAGGCTATTACTCCTTTGGACTCGTGGAAACAAACTTTTTTGACCGTGCTGAGGAGGTTGCCCGTGAG GCTCTGGCTATAAACCAGACAGATGCATGGTCTGTCCATACCATAGCACACGtaaatgaaatgaaagcagaTGTGAAGAAAGGCTTAGAATTTATGAAGGAAACAGAAACCAACTGGAAG aatagtGATATGCTTGCTTGCCACAATTACTGGCACTGGGCTTTATACTTCATTGAAAAG GGTGAATATGAAGCTGCTTTGACGATTTATGACAAGCAT ATTGCTCCGCGGTGCCTGGCAAGTGGAAGCATGCTGGATGTAGTAGATAACTGTTCGATGCTGTACAGGCTCCATCTGGAAG GTGTAAAGCTTGGAGACAGGTGGGAGAATGTTCTTGCACTTACAAAGAAGCACACCAAAGATCACATTCTTCTGTTCAATGACGTGCACTTCTTGATGTCTTCACTTGGAGCCAAGGACCTCAAGACTACCGAGGAGCTTTTAACAACTCTTCAGGAACTTGCCAA AGCACCTCATGAAGACCATCAGCTTTCCCTGGCTCCTAGTTTGGGGTTGCCACTGTGCCAGGCTTTTGTAGagtttgaaaatggaaattgtGACAAAGCTGTGGACCTGCTGTACCCAATCCGTTATCAGCTAATCCAACTGGGAGGCAGTAATGCCCAG agagatgTTTTCAGCCAGTTACTGATTCATGCTGCTTTAAATTCTAAATCACAGGCCAAACGAAATATTGCAAG GTGTCTCCTGAGAGAACGTGATGTGGTGCGACCAAATTCCCCAATGACGGAGCGACTTATCAGGAAGGCAGCAGCCATCCATTCCATGGCATAA